The window GCCCTGCCACTTTGTGACCGGGCAGGGCATCGAATTCAATGCTGGCTTTCTGCCCGGTGGCCAGGTCTCTGGATCGGGTCTCATCCACCGGAACTTCAAGCTGCAACTCGGTCAGGTCGGTGATTTCCACAACTGCAGTTCCTGCTGTGGCAAAACCTCCGGGGGTCACGTTGAGGGTGCTCACCACACCATCGATCGGGGCTTTCAGGACAGCATCCGAGATCTGCTTCTGCAGGGACTCGACGCGGGTTCTGGCACTTTGCAGGGTGCTCTGTGCATTCTGCACCCCCGAGGCACTGAGCTGCCGGGTGTTCTGCTCTTTGAGCTTTGCACTCTGCAAGTCCAGCTGAGCATTTTGCACTTTCAGCTGGGCATCCCGGGCTGTGTTTTCCGCCTGCTCGTACTCGTTGCGGGAGATGCTGCCCAGATCATACAGTTGCTTTTGCAGTTTTCTCTGTTCCTCTGCGGTGCGCCATGCCTGCTGGGCACTGATCAGGGCATTCTGGGCAAGCTCCACACCCTTTCTGGCCTCCAGTGCATCCCCCTGCACTGCACCCTGGGCTTTCTGCAGATCGGTCTGAGCGGCCACGAGACTTGCTCTGGCACTTTCCAGGTCTGTCTGCAGGGTGCGGGTGTCCAGGGTCACCAGAACCTGCCCTTTTTGAACAGCATCTCCAACTTTAACTGAAGTGGT of the Deinococcus cellulosilyticus NBRC 106333 = KACC 11606 genome contains:
- a CDS encoding efflux RND transporter periplasmic adaptor subunit, yielding MKARPVVITVLVLGGVGVAAYALMPKAPQLMEVTTVPVKKQTFIKEVSAVGTVKATRSRPLPFASSGTVLTTSVKVGDAVQKGQVLVTLDTRTLQTDLESARASLVAAQTDLQKAQGAVQGDALEARKGVELAQNALISAQQAWRTAEEQRKLQKQLYDLGSISRNEYEQAENTARDAQLKVQNAQLDLQSAKLKEQNTRQLSASGVQNAQSTLQSARTRVESLQKQISDAVLKAPIDGVVSTLNVTPGGFATAGTAVVEITDLTELQLEVPVDETRSRDLATGQKASIEFDALPGHKVAGRVTRVNPTATSGQGTSQVTSVNAQIAFKEVQAKPGFTASVKVETLRKPDTLTVPLEAVTEAEQTYVYRVKPDAKGEGIIEKVNVKIIDRNVKVAAIEGLNPSDQVLTLNLDTLKVGDKVRVTPL